A window of Onychostoma macrolepis isolate SWU-2019 chromosome 01, ASM1243209v1, whole genome shotgun sequence contains these coding sequences:
- the LOC131540123 gene encoding uncharacterized protein LOC131540123 isoform X1 yields MDWSQSGNADATVEADGSVNTAIDDTNEDKEKHDEVVPVRKASWEPSVLSSIGKEIYYFAGHEISIWESLDSFGSVIWPAALALCRYLESNQATVDLVDKAVLEIGAGTGLVSIVASLLGAWVTATDLSEVLGNLRCNLSRNTRGRCRYTPQVAELSWGYELHKTFPHSVYRYDYILAADVVYHHDFLAELLVTMRHFCQPGTTLIWANKTRFDSDLVFVENFKKTFNTTLLADNGEVKIYSATTREESGLETSKETKRVDEDETVHCKTEMNEGKIKQTEQKFVEQVQEYEKKDAQFREEKAAGCVDVEKQEDGNLNNIEEDLETVDSEDEDHDGCCEMDSAFVEQKSEGGTENDNQRECMRSWAPTIYYRPGKEVYHFLGQEITIQESIDSYGATIWPAALSLCRFLETPQSRQHIDLLDKSVLELGAGTGLLSVVITLLGAKLTATDLPEILSNLRYNLNRNTRGRRRHEPLVAELYWGHKLDEIFPRSTQKYDYVLASDVVYHHDFLAELLVTMRHFCQPGTTLVWANKVRYASDLGFIDNFLRYFEITLLEDLDDVRIYVATSKTPEQEGDQVQEMNEEEEDNYDAGDPNSTNETGNNAEEVEHLECDDAQTPDEAQVDEEHQDLGRPAEEEEPPKHRSWAPTVYYSLFKEIYYFLGHEIKIEEAIDHYGGVVWPAAQALCRFLDTPTGRQQINLLDKSTLELGAGTGLVSIVATLLGAKLTATDLPETLGNLRCNLNRNTRRHWRHEPQVTALQWGYKLEEMFPRSTHHYDYVLAADAVYHHDCLAELLDTMRHFCQTGTTVIFANKVRYQSDLVFIENFQKAFNTTLLVELDEVRIYSATLRI; encoded by the exons ATGGATTGGTCTCAGTCTGGAAATGCGGATGCCACGGTGGAGGCGGATGGGAGCGTGAACACTGCGATAGAtgatacaaatgaagacaaagaaaaacatgacG AAGTCGTCCCTGTGCGTAAGGCATCCTGGGAGCCCAGTGTGCTTTCCAGCATTGGAAAGGAGATCTATTATTTCGCCGGTCATGAGATCAGCATCTGGGAGTCTCTCGATTCATTTGGTTCTGTCATCTGGCCAGCA GCTCTAGCTCTGTGTCGCTATCTTGAGTCCAACCAAGCGACGGTTGACCTTGTTGACAAGGCGGTGCTAGAGATTGGCGCCGGCACAGGTCTCGTTTCCATCGTGGCCAGTCTGTTGG GTGCTTGGGTGACAGCAACTGACTTGTCTGAAGTCCTCGGGAACCTGAGATGCAACCTGTCCAGAAACACACGGGGCCGCTGCAGGTATACGCCGCAGGTGGCGGAGCTCTCTTGGGGTTATGAGCTCCATAAGACTTTCCCTCATTCGGTCTACAGATACGACTACATATTAGCAGCTGACGTGGTCTATCATCATGACTTCCTAGCAGAATTACTGGTCACCATGCGCCACTTCTGCCAGCCGGGTACAACCCTCATATGGGCCAACAAGACCCGCTTCGATTCTGATCTGGTGTTTGTGGAGAACTTCAAAAAAACTTTCAACACCACCCTGCTGGCAGACAACGGAGAGGTCAAGATTTACTCCGCCACCACGAGAGAAGAAAGTGGATTAGAGACGTCAAAAGAGACTAAAAGAGTGGACGAGGATGAAACAGTCCACTGTAAGACAGAGATGAATGAAGGAAAGATTAAACAGACTGAACAAAAGTTTGTAGAACAGGTTCAAGAATATGAAAAGAAAGATGCACAATTTAGAGAAGAGAAGGCTGCTGGGTGTGTTGATGTGGAAAAGCAGGAGGATGGAAATCTGAACAATATCGAAGAAGACCTTGAAACTGTGGATAGTGAAGATGAAGACCACGACGGCTGCTGTGAGATGGATTCAGCGTTTGTAGAGCAGAAATCTG AAGGAGGCACAGAGAATGATAACCAACGGGAGTGCATGAGATCCTGGGCCCCGACTATTTACTACAGACCCGGGAAAGAAGTTTATCATTTTTTGGGCCAGGAAATTACAATTCAGGAGTCCATCGATTCTTACGGTGCTACTATATGGCCAGCG GCACTCTCACTTTGCCGATTCTTGGAAACGCCGCAGAGTCGTCAACACATTGATTTACTCGACAAATCAGTTCTTGAACTTGGAGCTGGAACTGGCTTACTTTCAGTTGTCATCACGTTATTGG GTGCCAAACTAACAGCAACGGATTTACCCGAGATACTAAGTAATCTGAGATACAACCTCAACAGGAACACGAGAGGCCGGCGGAGACATGAGCCCCTGGTTGCAGAACTCTACTGGGGTCACAAGCTGGACGAGATCTTCCCCAGATCAACACAGAAGTATGATTATGTGTTGGCGTCTGATGTGGTTTATCACCACGACTTCTTGGCCGAGCTGCTGGTCACCATGCGTCACTTCTGCCAGCCGGGAACTACTCTAGTCTGGGCGAACAAGGTCCGCTATGCTTCGGATCTGGGCTTCATTGACAACTTTCTTAGATATTTTGAAATCACACTCCTTGAAGATTTGGATGATGTGAGGATTTACGTAGCAACCAGCAAGACACCAGAGCAGGAAGGTGACCAGGTTCAAGAGATgaatgaggaagaggaggacaATTATGATGCTGGGGATCCAAACTCTACAAACGAGACCGGAAACAATGCAGAGGAAGTGGAACATCTGGAGTGTGATGATGCTCAAACTCCAGATGAGGCACAAGTAGATGAAGAACACCAGGATTTGGGAAGACCTGCGGAGGAAGAAG AACCACCAAAGCACAGATCCTGGGCTCCCACCGTCTACTACAGTCTTTTCAAGGAGATCTACTACTTTCTGggtcatgaaatcaaaattgaagaAGCCATAGACCATTATGGCGGTGTGGTATGGCCAGCG GCACAGGCCCTTTGCCGATTCCTGGACACCCCAACGGGCCGACAGCAGATTAATCTACTTGACAAATCAACGCTGGAGCTCGGAGCAGGAACAGGCCTCGTCTCGATAGTTGCCACACTTCTTG GTGCTAAACTGACAGCCACGGATCTTCCAGAAACCCTCGGTAATCTGAGATGTAACTTGAACCGGAATACCAGGAGGCACTGGAGACACGAGCCTCAGGTTACAGCATTGCAATGGGGCTACAAACTGGAGGAGATGTTTCCCCGTTCCACCCATCATTACGATTACGTGCTGGCAGCTGATGCGGTCTATCACCACGACTGCCTCGCTGAGCTTCTTGACACCATGCGTCACTTCTGTCAAACAGGGACAACTGTAATCTTTGCAAACAAGGTCCGGTATCAGTCAGATCTGGTATTCATTGAGAACTTTCAGAAAGCTTTTAACACCACGTTACTCGTAGAGCTGGATGAGGTGAGGATTTACTCAGCTACCCTGAGAATCTGA
- the LOC131540123 gene encoding uncharacterized protein LOC131540123 isoform X3: MDWSQSGNADATVEADGSVNTAIDDTNEDKEKHDEVVPVRKASWEPSVLSSIGKEIYYFAGHEISIWESLDSFGSVIWPAALALCRYLESNQATVDLVDKAVLEIGAGTGLVSIVASLLGAWVTATDLSEVLGNLRCNLSRNTRGRCRYTPQVAELSWGYELHKTFPHSVYRYDYILAADVVYHHDFLAELLVTMRHFCQPGTTLIWANKTRFDSDLVFVENFKKTFNTTLLADNGEVKIYSATTREESGLETSKETKRVDEDETVHCKTEMNEGKIKQTEQKFVEQVQEYEKKDAQFREEKAAGCVDVEKQEDGNLNNIEEDLETVDSEDEDHDGCCEMDSAFVEQKSGGTENDNQRECMRSWAPTIYYRPGKEVYHFLGQEITIQESIDSYGATIWPAALSLCRFLETPQSRQHIDLLDKSVLELGAGTGLLSVVITLLGAKLTATDLPEILSNLRYNLNRNTRGRRRHEPLVAELYWGHKLDEIFPRSTQKYDYVLASDVVYHHDFLAELLVTMRHFCQPGTTLVWANKVRYASDLGFIDNFLRYFEITLLEDLDDVRIYVATSKTPEQEGDQVQEMNEEEEDNYDAGDPNSTNETGNNAEEVEHLECDDAQTPDEAQVDEEHQDLGRPAEEEEPPKHRSWAPTVYYSLFKEIYYFLGHEIKIEEAIDHYGGVVWPAAQALCRFLDTPTGRQQINLLDKSTLELGAGTGLVSIVATLLGAKLTATDLPETLGNLRCNLNRNTRRHWRHEPQVTALQWGYKLEEMFPRSTHHYDYVLAADAVYHHDCLAELLDTMRHFCQTGTTVIFANKVRYQSDLVFIENFQKAFNTTLLVELDEVRIYSATLRI; this comes from the exons ATGGATTGGTCTCAGTCTGGAAATGCGGATGCCACGGTGGAGGCGGATGGGAGCGTGAACACTGCGATAGAtgatacaaatgaagacaaagaaaaacatgacG AAGTCGTCCCTGTGCGTAAGGCATCCTGGGAGCCCAGTGTGCTTTCCAGCATTGGAAAGGAGATCTATTATTTCGCCGGTCATGAGATCAGCATCTGGGAGTCTCTCGATTCATTTGGTTCTGTCATCTGGCCAGCA GCTCTAGCTCTGTGTCGCTATCTTGAGTCCAACCAAGCGACGGTTGACCTTGTTGACAAGGCGGTGCTAGAGATTGGCGCCGGCACAGGTCTCGTTTCCATCGTGGCCAGTCTGTTGG GTGCTTGGGTGACAGCAACTGACTTGTCTGAAGTCCTCGGGAACCTGAGATGCAACCTGTCCAGAAACACACGGGGCCGCTGCAGGTATACGCCGCAGGTGGCGGAGCTCTCTTGGGGTTATGAGCTCCATAAGACTTTCCCTCATTCGGTCTACAGATACGACTACATATTAGCAGCTGACGTGGTCTATCATCATGACTTCCTAGCAGAATTACTGGTCACCATGCGCCACTTCTGCCAGCCGGGTACAACCCTCATATGGGCCAACAAGACCCGCTTCGATTCTGATCTGGTGTTTGTGGAGAACTTCAAAAAAACTTTCAACACCACCCTGCTGGCAGACAACGGAGAGGTCAAGATTTACTCCGCCACCACGAGAGAAGAAAGTGGATTAGAGACGTCAAAAGAGACTAAAAGAGTGGACGAGGATGAAACAGTCCACTGTAAGACAGAGATGAATGAAGGAAAGATTAAACAGACTGAACAAAAGTTTGTAGAACAGGTTCAAGAATATGAAAAGAAAGATGCACAATTTAGAGAAGAGAAGGCTGCTGGGTGTGTTGATGTGGAAAAGCAGGAGGATGGAAATCTGAACAATATCGAAGAAGACCTTGAAACTGTGGATAGTGAAGATGAAGACCACGACGGCTGCTGTGAGATGGATTCAGCGTTTGTAGAGCAGAAATCTG GAGGCACAGAGAATGATAACCAACGGGAGTGCATGAGATCCTGGGCCCCGACTATTTACTACAGACCCGGGAAAGAAGTTTATCATTTTTTGGGCCAGGAAATTACAATTCAGGAGTCCATCGATTCTTACGGTGCTACTATATGGCCAGCG GCACTCTCACTTTGCCGATTCTTGGAAACGCCGCAGAGTCGTCAACACATTGATTTACTCGACAAATCAGTTCTTGAACTTGGAGCTGGAACTGGCTTACTTTCAGTTGTCATCACGTTATTGG GTGCCAAACTAACAGCAACGGATTTACCCGAGATACTAAGTAATCTGAGATACAACCTCAACAGGAACACGAGAGGCCGGCGGAGACATGAGCCCCTGGTTGCAGAACTCTACTGGGGTCACAAGCTGGACGAGATCTTCCCCAGATCAACACAGAAGTATGATTATGTGTTGGCGTCTGATGTGGTTTATCACCACGACTTCTTGGCCGAGCTGCTGGTCACCATGCGTCACTTCTGCCAGCCGGGAACTACTCTAGTCTGGGCGAACAAGGTCCGCTATGCTTCGGATCTGGGCTTCATTGACAACTTTCTTAGATATTTTGAAATCACACTCCTTGAAGATTTGGATGATGTGAGGATTTACGTAGCAACCAGCAAGACACCAGAGCAGGAAGGTGACCAGGTTCAAGAGATgaatgaggaagaggaggacaATTATGATGCTGGGGATCCAAACTCTACAAACGAGACCGGAAACAATGCAGAGGAAGTGGAACATCTGGAGTGTGATGATGCTCAAACTCCAGATGAGGCACAAGTAGATGAAGAACACCAGGATTTGGGAAGACCTGCGGAGGAAGAAG AACCACCAAAGCACAGATCCTGGGCTCCCACCGTCTACTACAGTCTTTTCAAGGAGATCTACTACTTTCTGggtcatgaaatcaaaattgaagaAGCCATAGACCATTATGGCGGTGTGGTATGGCCAGCG GCACAGGCCCTTTGCCGATTCCTGGACACCCCAACGGGCCGACAGCAGATTAATCTACTTGACAAATCAACGCTGGAGCTCGGAGCAGGAACAGGCCTCGTCTCGATAGTTGCCACACTTCTTG GTGCTAAACTGACAGCCACGGATCTTCCAGAAACCCTCGGTAATCTGAGATGTAACTTGAACCGGAATACCAGGAGGCACTGGAGACACGAGCCTCAGGTTACAGCATTGCAATGGGGCTACAAACTGGAGGAGATGTTTCCCCGTTCCACCCATCATTACGATTACGTGCTGGCAGCTGATGCGGTCTATCACCACGACTGCCTCGCTGAGCTTCTTGACACCATGCGTCACTTCTGTCAAACAGGGACAACTGTAATCTTTGCAAACAAGGTCCGGTATCAGTCAGATCTGGTATTCATTGAGAACTTTCAGAAAGCTTTTAACACCACGTTACTCGTAGAGCTGGATGAGGTGAGGATTTACTCAGCTACCCTGAGAATCTGA
- the LOC131540123 gene encoding uncharacterized protein LOC131540123 isoform X2 yields MDWSQSGNADATVEADGSVNTAIDDTNEDKEKHDVVPVRKASWEPSVLSSIGKEIYYFAGHEISIWESLDSFGSVIWPAALALCRYLESNQATVDLVDKAVLEIGAGTGLVSIVASLLGAWVTATDLSEVLGNLRCNLSRNTRGRCRYTPQVAELSWGYELHKTFPHSVYRYDYILAADVVYHHDFLAELLVTMRHFCQPGTTLIWANKTRFDSDLVFVENFKKTFNTTLLADNGEVKIYSATTREESGLETSKETKRVDEDETVHCKTEMNEGKIKQTEQKFVEQVQEYEKKDAQFREEKAAGCVDVEKQEDGNLNNIEEDLETVDSEDEDHDGCCEMDSAFVEQKSEGGTENDNQRECMRSWAPTIYYRPGKEVYHFLGQEITIQESIDSYGATIWPAALSLCRFLETPQSRQHIDLLDKSVLELGAGTGLLSVVITLLGAKLTATDLPEILSNLRYNLNRNTRGRRRHEPLVAELYWGHKLDEIFPRSTQKYDYVLASDVVYHHDFLAELLVTMRHFCQPGTTLVWANKVRYASDLGFIDNFLRYFEITLLEDLDDVRIYVATSKTPEQEGDQVQEMNEEEEDNYDAGDPNSTNETGNNAEEVEHLECDDAQTPDEAQVDEEHQDLGRPAEEEEPPKHRSWAPTVYYSLFKEIYYFLGHEIKIEEAIDHYGGVVWPAAQALCRFLDTPTGRQQINLLDKSTLELGAGTGLVSIVATLLGAKLTATDLPETLGNLRCNLNRNTRRHWRHEPQVTALQWGYKLEEMFPRSTHHYDYVLAADAVYHHDCLAELLDTMRHFCQTGTTVIFANKVRYQSDLVFIENFQKAFNTTLLVELDEVRIYSATLRI; encoded by the exons ATGGATTGGTCTCAGTCTGGAAATGCGGATGCCACGGTGGAGGCGGATGGGAGCGTGAACACTGCGATAGAtgatacaaatgaagacaaagaaaaacatgacG TCGTCCCTGTGCGTAAGGCATCCTGGGAGCCCAGTGTGCTTTCCAGCATTGGAAAGGAGATCTATTATTTCGCCGGTCATGAGATCAGCATCTGGGAGTCTCTCGATTCATTTGGTTCTGTCATCTGGCCAGCA GCTCTAGCTCTGTGTCGCTATCTTGAGTCCAACCAAGCGACGGTTGACCTTGTTGACAAGGCGGTGCTAGAGATTGGCGCCGGCACAGGTCTCGTTTCCATCGTGGCCAGTCTGTTGG GTGCTTGGGTGACAGCAACTGACTTGTCTGAAGTCCTCGGGAACCTGAGATGCAACCTGTCCAGAAACACACGGGGCCGCTGCAGGTATACGCCGCAGGTGGCGGAGCTCTCTTGGGGTTATGAGCTCCATAAGACTTTCCCTCATTCGGTCTACAGATACGACTACATATTAGCAGCTGACGTGGTCTATCATCATGACTTCCTAGCAGAATTACTGGTCACCATGCGCCACTTCTGCCAGCCGGGTACAACCCTCATATGGGCCAACAAGACCCGCTTCGATTCTGATCTGGTGTTTGTGGAGAACTTCAAAAAAACTTTCAACACCACCCTGCTGGCAGACAACGGAGAGGTCAAGATTTACTCCGCCACCACGAGAGAAGAAAGTGGATTAGAGACGTCAAAAGAGACTAAAAGAGTGGACGAGGATGAAACAGTCCACTGTAAGACAGAGATGAATGAAGGAAAGATTAAACAGACTGAACAAAAGTTTGTAGAACAGGTTCAAGAATATGAAAAGAAAGATGCACAATTTAGAGAAGAGAAGGCTGCTGGGTGTGTTGATGTGGAAAAGCAGGAGGATGGAAATCTGAACAATATCGAAGAAGACCTTGAAACTGTGGATAGTGAAGATGAAGACCACGACGGCTGCTGTGAGATGGATTCAGCGTTTGTAGAGCAGAAATCTG AAGGAGGCACAGAGAATGATAACCAACGGGAGTGCATGAGATCCTGGGCCCCGACTATTTACTACAGACCCGGGAAAGAAGTTTATCATTTTTTGGGCCAGGAAATTACAATTCAGGAGTCCATCGATTCTTACGGTGCTACTATATGGCCAGCG GCACTCTCACTTTGCCGATTCTTGGAAACGCCGCAGAGTCGTCAACACATTGATTTACTCGACAAATCAGTTCTTGAACTTGGAGCTGGAACTGGCTTACTTTCAGTTGTCATCACGTTATTGG GTGCCAAACTAACAGCAACGGATTTACCCGAGATACTAAGTAATCTGAGATACAACCTCAACAGGAACACGAGAGGCCGGCGGAGACATGAGCCCCTGGTTGCAGAACTCTACTGGGGTCACAAGCTGGACGAGATCTTCCCCAGATCAACACAGAAGTATGATTATGTGTTGGCGTCTGATGTGGTTTATCACCACGACTTCTTGGCCGAGCTGCTGGTCACCATGCGTCACTTCTGCCAGCCGGGAACTACTCTAGTCTGGGCGAACAAGGTCCGCTATGCTTCGGATCTGGGCTTCATTGACAACTTTCTTAGATATTTTGAAATCACACTCCTTGAAGATTTGGATGATGTGAGGATTTACGTAGCAACCAGCAAGACACCAGAGCAGGAAGGTGACCAGGTTCAAGAGATgaatgaggaagaggaggacaATTATGATGCTGGGGATCCAAACTCTACAAACGAGACCGGAAACAATGCAGAGGAAGTGGAACATCTGGAGTGTGATGATGCTCAAACTCCAGATGAGGCACAAGTAGATGAAGAACACCAGGATTTGGGAAGACCTGCGGAGGAAGAAG AACCACCAAAGCACAGATCCTGGGCTCCCACCGTCTACTACAGTCTTTTCAAGGAGATCTACTACTTTCTGggtcatgaaatcaaaattgaagaAGCCATAGACCATTATGGCGGTGTGGTATGGCCAGCG GCACAGGCCCTTTGCCGATTCCTGGACACCCCAACGGGCCGACAGCAGATTAATCTACTTGACAAATCAACGCTGGAGCTCGGAGCAGGAACAGGCCTCGTCTCGATAGTTGCCACACTTCTTG GTGCTAAACTGACAGCCACGGATCTTCCAGAAACCCTCGGTAATCTGAGATGTAACTTGAACCGGAATACCAGGAGGCACTGGAGACACGAGCCTCAGGTTACAGCATTGCAATGGGGCTACAAACTGGAGGAGATGTTTCCCCGTTCCACCCATCATTACGATTACGTGCTGGCAGCTGATGCGGTCTATCACCACGACTGCCTCGCTGAGCTTCTTGACACCATGCGTCACTTCTGTCAAACAGGGACAACTGTAATCTTTGCAAACAAGGTCCGGTATCAGTCAGATCTGGTATTCATTGAGAACTTTCAGAAAGCTTTTAACACCACGTTACTCGTAGAGCTGGATGAGGTGAGGATTTACTCAGCTACCCTGAGAATCTGA